Proteins from a genomic interval of Nitrosomonas sp.:
- a CDS encoding zf-HC2 domain-containing protein gives MTITTTRTVTENEHERAWNLLPWYINRSLDSTEQTQVKNHIRSCVACRIELRQQQQLFDKIQQTELLQQVSQVSFAKLKNQIKAVPKPTTLAGHKKYRKLPTASMHHCSGAMKYAALAASLFLLASVLIFESPVDMPKLSGEYRTLANATESMPKNIARIAFVEDKLEPQQIEAIVHGVSGHIVKGPSNNGIYEIQIGNYETSQPVLDDAILQLRNNALVIFAEFSQGQSSSD, from the coding sequence ATGACGATCACAACTACCCGGACTGTCACTGAAAACGAGCATGAAAGGGCATGGAACCTGTTACCGTGGTACATTAATCGCTCCCTGGATTCCACCGAACAGACGCAGGTAAAAAACCATATCAGGAGCTGTGTCGCCTGCAGAATCGAATTACGGCAGCAACAGCAGCTGTTTGACAAGATACAGCAGACCGAACTGCTACAGCAGGTATCGCAGGTTTCATTTGCCAAACTCAAAAATCAGATTAAGGCCGTTCCAAAACCAACTACGCTGGCCGGCCATAAAAAATACAGGAAGTTGCCAACCGCATCTATGCATCACTGCTCCGGAGCAATGAAGTACGCTGCTCTGGCGGCAAGCCTGTTTTTGCTGGCATCAGTATTAATATTTGAGTCTCCGGTGGATATGCCCAAGTTATCCGGCGAATACCGGACGCTGGCCAACGCAACCGAGAGCATGCCAAAGAATATTGCACGCATTGCCTTTGTGGAAGACAAACTGGAACCCCAGCAAATCGAGGCTATTGTGCATGGGGTGTCAGGCCATATTGTGAAAGGGCCATCCAATAATGGTATCTACGAAATTCAGATCGGCAATTACGAAACCAGCCAACCGGTACTTGATGACGCCATCTTGCAGCTGCGTAACAATGCGCTCGTTATTTTTGCCGAGTTTTCCCAAGGGCAATCTTCTTCTGATTAG
- a CDS encoding RNA polymerase sigma factor, translating to MHGSSVPETRQSRPFDSHEQRDQEKNLIAEIAAGNEVAFEQLYHRYFKRLYQFIFHVTKRQNGIEEVINDVMYVVWEKASTYDQVCRPSTWILGIAYLKGLKNIEQSLTREDRLVEFCDELDYFPDNSAHWVSQLELSNWLEVALSKLSVEQRAVVEMTYYQGLHYNEIAKIMQCPENTVKTRMFHARKILARLLPELNGRSK from the coding sequence ATGCATGGGTCTTCAGTACCTGAAACACGTCAATCCAGGCCATTTGATTCACATGAGCAGCGGGATCAGGAAAAGAACTTGATTGCAGAAATTGCAGCTGGCAATGAAGTCGCTTTTGAACAACTTTATCATCGTTATTTCAAACGACTATATCAATTCATTTTTCATGTCACCAAGCGTCAGAATGGTATCGAAGAAGTCATCAATGATGTCATGTATGTCGTTTGGGAAAAGGCATCGACTTATGATCAGGTATGTCGACCTTCGACATGGATATTGGGGATCGCGTATCTGAAGGGGTTGAAAAATATTGAACAAAGCCTGACAAGAGAGGACCGATTGGTAGAATTTTGTGATGAACTGGATTATTTTCCTGACAACAGCGCACACTGGGTTTCCCAACTGGAGTTAAGTAACTGGCTTGAAGTTGCGCTCAGCAAACTGTCAGTGGAGCAACGGGCCGTCGTAGAAATGACTTACTATCAGGGTTTGCATTACAATGAAATTGCCAAGATCATGCAGTGCCCTGAGAATACGGTGAAAACCCGGATGTTTCATGCTAGAAAAATCTTGGCCAGACTGCTTCCCGAACTTAATGGCAGGAGTAAATAA
- a CDS encoding carbonic anhydrase family protein, whose product MKKEIFLSGSLLILIFFAMKGLAEEIHWSHDHQAEWGSIQHLTETRIPEMYPFATCSIGQRQSPVDLSIMSNQHKTNRLRIHYLPDHPVFFNSGHGVQVNTSENYAGKLVVGHEDYSLIQFHFHEPSEHVIGDQSFPAELHFVHVRDDGKIAVLGVLIGLGKENSTLQSILDNIPSEAGESRNDESINIHPEKLLPRNKRMVFSLAGSLTTPPCSEGVDWYILMESITISEAQLLQLKALYSENARLPQNLNGRVVTHQP is encoded by the coding sequence ATGAAAAAAGAAATCTTCTTGAGTGGGAGTCTGTTGATTTTGATTTTCTTCGCCATGAAAGGCCTTGCTGAAGAAATACATTGGTCACACGACCACCAGGCTGAATGGGGTTCTATCCAGCATCTGACCGAAACCCGTATTCCTGAAATGTACCCGTTTGCAACTTGCAGTATAGGGCAGCGCCAATCTCCGGTGGATTTATCCATCATGAGCAATCAGCATAAGACCAATCGCCTCCGCATTCATTACCTGCCTGATCACCCGGTTTTCTTCAATAGCGGCCATGGCGTGCAAGTCAATACCTCGGAAAATTATGCTGGAAAGCTGGTTGTTGGGCATGAGGATTATTCCCTGATCCAGTTCCACTTTCATGAGCCAAGCGAGCATGTGATCGGTGATCAGAGTTTTCCGGCAGAACTGCATTTCGTTCATGTGCGTGATGATGGAAAAATCGCCGTACTGGGCGTGTTAATTGGATTAGGTAAAGAAAACTCGACGCTTCAGTCGATTCTCGACAACATTCCTTCTGAAGCGGGGGAAAGCAGAAACGATGAGTCCATCAATATTCACCCAGAAAAACTGCTGCCACGGAACAAAAGAATGGTTTTCTCCCTGGCTGGTTCACTGACTACTCCACCCTGCAGCGAAGGCGTTGACTGGTATATTCTGATGGAATCCATCACTATTTCGGAAGCTCAGCTGCTGCAACTGAAAGCCCTCTATTCTGAAAACGCACGTCTACCACAAAACCTCAATGGCAGGGTTGTAACCCATCAGCCGTAA
- the rpe gene encoding ribulose-phosphate 3-epimerase encodes MFQIAPSILSANFAKLGEEITQVLDAGADIIHFDVMDNHYVPNLTIGPLVCEAIRPLTKAVIDVHLMVEPVDRIIPDFAKAGANIISFHPEASRHIDRTIGLIKEQGCKAGLVFNPATPLSYLDHVLDKIDLVLIMSVNPGFGGQSFIPEALNKLRLTRERINASGRSILLEIDGGVKVDNIAQIARAGADTFVAGSAIFGAGRDSDPHRYDSVIAALRAELAKATS; translated from the coding sequence ATGTTTCAAATCGCACCCAGTATCCTTTCAGCAAACTTCGCCAAGCTGGGGGAGGAGATCACCCAGGTGCTCGACGCCGGCGCCGACATCATTCATTTTGATGTGATGGATAACCATTATGTACCTAACCTGACTATTGGTCCGCTGGTATGCGAAGCTATCCGTCCATTGACCAAGGCGGTCATCGATGTGCATCTGATGGTTGAGCCGGTTGATCGAATCATTCCAGATTTTGCCAAAGCGGGCGCCAATATTATTTCTTTTCATCCAGAAGCTTCCCGTCATATCGACCGCACGATCGGACTGATCAAGGAACAGGGTTGCAAGGCTGGCCTGGTGTTTAACCCGGCCACTCCTCTGTCGTATCTCGATCATGTGCTGGACAAGATTGATCTGGTGCTGATTATGTCGGTTAATCCCGGTTTTGGTGGGCAATCCTTCATTCCGGAGGCACTCAATAAATTGCGGCTTACCCGGGAACGTATCAATGCCAGTGGTCGCAGCATTCTGCTGGAAATCGATGGGGGGGTGAAGGTGGATAATATTGCGCAGATTGCGCGTGCTGGTGCAGATACATTTGTTGCGGGTTCCGCCATTTTTGGTGCGGGCAGGGATAGCGATCCACATCGCTATGATAGCGTCATTGCAGCCCTGCGTGCAGAATTGGCCAAAGCGACTTCATAA
- a CDS encoding phosphoglycolate phosphatase, whose product MRFPIAVRIVIIDLDGTLLDTAEDLAEAANEMLRELQRETLPLSAIQHFIGKGVPRLVKRTLTNSLDGEPDPELFAQALPIYERCYARHLHVHTRPYPDVITGLDRLKQNGFHLICITNKAEAFTLPLLRAAGLLDYFELVLSGDSLPRCKPDPLPLLHACEQFKVLPESALLIGDSLNDALAARAAGCHVFCVPYGYNEGRDVRELDCDAVVSSILEAAGCITLSR is encoded by the coding sequence ATGCGGTTTCCGATAGCAGTGCGGATCGTTATTATCGACCTGGATGGCACGCTGCTCGATACCGCAGAAGATCTGGCGGAGGCCGCCAATGAGATGTTGCGCGAGCTACAGCGGGAAACGTTACCGTTATCCGCCATTCAACACTTTATCGGCAAGGGCGTGCCTCGGCTCGTCAAACGAACATTGACCAACAGTCTGGATGGTGAGCCTGATCCGGAGCTATTCGCGCAGGCGCTGCCCATATATGAACGCTGCTATGCCAGACACCTGCATGTTCATACGCGCCCCTATCCTGATGTCATCACCGGGCTTGATCGTCTCAAACAGAATGGCTTTCATCTGATCTGCATCACCAATAAAGCAGAAGCCTTTACTCTGCCGTTATTGCGCGCAGCCGGCCTGCTGGATTATTTTGAACTGGTTCTGTCTGGTGACAGCCTGCCTCGCTGCAAACCTGACCCTCTGCCGCTTCTGCACGCTTGTGAACAATTTAAAGTTTTACCCGAATCCGCACTGCTGATCGGCGATTCGCTGAATGATGCCCTTGCCGCAAGGGCAGCTGGCTGTCATGTTTTTTGTGTTCCTTATGGCTACAATGAAGGACGCGATGTGCGCGAACTGGATTGTGATGCTGTTGTCAGCTCGATTCTTGAAGCAGCCGGATGTATTACTCTGTCCCGCTAA
- a CDS encoding anthranilate synthase component I, with protein MNQCLTENEFSALALQGYNRIPLVLQTFADLDTPLSVYLKLANQPYSYLLESVVGGERFGRYSVIGLPARTRLEAYDNLVQTVSGSITSKFDTDNALDYIETFLAKFKVAPNAALPRFGGGLAGYFGYDSVRYIEPRLAGQAQPNTLHTPDVLLLLSEEVVVVDNLSGKLYLIIYADPAQQNAYQLGINRLKELLAKLRLALPIPDEKPSDSQPASCEFHEQDFLAAVEKAKQYIIEGDIMQVVLSQRTSKPYAASPLALYRALRSLNPSPYMFYYHLGDFHIVGASPEILVRLENDIVTVRPIAGTRPRGQNAEQDQVLATELLADPKERAEHIMLMDLGRNDIGRVAQTGTVKVTENMQIERYSHVMHIVSNVEGKLKPGLNAIDVLRATFPAGTVSGAPKVRAMQIIDELEISKRGIYAGAVGYLGFNGDLDLAIAIRTGVIKDGWLHVQAGAGIVADSIPQNEWVETQNKAKALLRAAEIAEHGLDSRID; from the coding sequence ATGAATCAATGTTTGACTGAAAATGAGTTCAGCGCATTGGCGTTGCAGGGCTACAACCGAATTCCACTGGTGCTGCAAACCTTCGCCGATCTTGATACGCCACTCTCTGTTTATCTCAAGCTTGCCAATCAACCCTACTCCTATCTGCTTGAATCAGTAGTAGGTGGCGAACGTTTTGGACGCTACTCGGTAATTGGCCTCCCGGCCAGAACCCGGCTTGAAGCCTATGATAATCTCGTGCAGACGGTTTCGGGCAGTATAACCAGCAAATTTGATACTGATAATGCGCTTGATTATATTGAAACATTCCTTGCAAAATTCAAGGTTGCGCCCAATGCGGCATTGCCACGATTTGGCGGAGGTCTGGCGGGTTATTTTGGCTACGACAGTGTGCGCTACATTGAGCCCCGCCTGGCAGGGCAGGCACAACCAAACACACTGCACACCCCGGACGTTTTGTTGCTGCTATCGGAAGAAGTGGTGGTGGTAGATAATCTTTCTGGCAAGCTCTATCTGATTATCTATGCTGATCCAGCGCAACAGAATGCCTATCAGCTTGGCATCAATCGGCTAAAGGAACTGCTCGCAAAATTACGCCTGGCGCTCCCTATTCCTGATGAAAAACCGAGTGATTCTCAGCCTGCCAGCTGTGAATTTCACGAACAGGATTTTCTCGCCGCAGTGGAGAAAGCCAAGCAATACATCATCGAAGGCGACATCATGCAGGTGGTGCTTTCACAACGCACAAGCAAACCTTATGCAGCGTCACCACTGGCGTTATACCGGGCGCTGCGCAGTCTCAATCCTTCTCCCTACATGTTTTATTACCATTTGGGAGATTTTCATATCGTCGGTGCTTCACCTGAAATTCTGGTCAGACTGGAAAATGATATCGTTACCGTGCGCCCTATTGCGGGAACCCGGCCGCGTGGGCAGAATGCGGAGCAGGATCAGGTACTGGCGACGGAACTGCTGGCTGATCCGAAAGAGCGCGCGGAACACATCATGTTGATGGATCTCGGACGTAATGACATCGGGCGGGTGGCGCAGACCGGCACGGTAAAGGTAACCGAAAATATGCAAATCGAGCGTTACTCACACGTCATGCATATTGTTTCCAATGTGGAAGGCAAGCTCAAACCGGGTTTGAACGCCATCGACGTGTTGCGTGCAACCTTTCCCGCCGGGACGGTCAGTGGCGCGCCAAAAGTACGCGCCATGCAGATCATCGACGAGCTGGAGATTTCCAAACGCGGCATTTACGCCGGTGCGGTTGGCTACCTCGGTTTTAATGGCGATCTTGATCTGGCGATTGCGATACGCACCGGCGTGATCAAGGACGGGTGGCTGCATGTTCAGGCTGGCGCCGGTATTGTAGCGGACTCCATTCCTCAAAATGAATGGGTTGAAACACAAAATAAGGCAAAAGCGTTATTGCGCGCCGCAGAAATCGCCGAACATGGGCTTGACAGCAGAATCGACTAA
- a CDS encoding PIG-L family deacetylase, with protein sequence MENLLVPNHSVTEISCTCALIFAPHPDDEVFGCGGAIMRHIEHGAAVHVIIVTDGGYDISEDQADSYISQRQNESIAAAEILGYGKPLFWNYPDRQIHYDEKLIQEILTAIRETGADLVYAPSVFEMHPDHRMLAMAVIEAVRRIGSNIRVALYEVGIPLRPNLLLDISEVVARKAAAMKCFISQNTRQRYDLHIASLNHYRTYTLPAKVEAAEAYILLSAEEMASDPLKLYQSEHTRQKSLGVPLDSKDLPLISVIIRSMDRATLSDALDSVALQTYPNIEVVVVNAIGGTHREISEWCGRFPLRIFGSGRPLKRSHAANCGLDLARGEYCIFLDDDDFFDPDHIANLIESLKNARNHLAAYTGVRIEGEAGIISGVFNQSFSAARLMAGNFIPIHAVLFKRILVEQGCRFDENLDSYEDWDFWLQVARKTDFVHSEKVSAAYRVQLGSSGMSQPLTHNLPLQRQFRLQVWKKWWRRWTADDFDHLVADFHQQLILLQQQLGRSAHSENELRCLLAEKERLQAEHEVRIVTLNQTVFENEERIATLNQTLNQVVSENEKQIAALNQTTSERNEQIMQLRSTVAEIFDSRSWKLTAPVRFFSQTTRKILQYGKPVSHLALQYYRRESGYKLLRRIFSILRNEGLNGIRWRLRALHKNHEAITPRLKAKPAARLEKHHYLPLSTIDITKYDYFFFDVFDTAISRFFKKPTDIFEYISFRTKTPDFHLRRIQQEAETRKQYKDRKEISILEIYNNLPGDSIEAEISAELKFCVAHPEVYDFYLKLLDAGKKVYFVSDMYLDKETVSRILNENGFCTYEGVYVSSEDDLLKGDGSRFEWLKKNIPESIGSTIHIGDNRISDFSQPQAHGFDAFHFMEHDVYYRQDSFLYSKVDFLNSKHSLGLSFLLATFRYWKSGFHDQPPDYWSQFGFLYGGALISAFCGFIHEQLASRKLSCDKIYFLARDGDIMSQVYQLLYDDVQAAYLMASRRCMLFPSLKSLTHADDEEALKQFIGPLGNASAKDILERFGYTDLDNLEADLKNIGPDPSKWAEQDIHTCILRHKQSIMEKVVSERDMLFDYLSEMNCFDQDDIVIVDVGWGGSIQNSLVKLLELWNYPAKRLHGIYLGVNDGVAYKQNKTGFLFEGDQSQFLEYLNLIELITSSPKNGVVHIDCIDGNFVPVTGTTSEHEKKRQLVSAEIQKGILDFAHLIKKHNIDSLNFIHADDFKALFESLRDYASEEDVVQFGQLRHAIMIGNRYTHPVLNLRA encoded by the coding sequence TTGGAAAATCTACTCGTACCTAATCATTCCGTAACAGAAATTTCCTGCACCTGTGCGCTTATCTTTGCGCCACACCCCGACGATGAAGTATTTGGCTGCGGTGGGGCTATTATGCGTCATATTGAACATGGTGCTGCCGTCCATGTCATTATTGTTACTGATGGCGGGTATGACATCAGTGAAGATCAAGCTGATAGTTATATATCGCAGCGCCAAAATGAAAGTATCGCCGCAGCCGAAATTCTCGGTTATGGCAAGCCGCTTTTCTGGAACTATCCAGATCGACAGATTCACTATGATGAAAAACTGATTCAGGAAATTCTGACGGCAATTCGTGAAACAGGTGCTGATTTGGTTTATGCGCCATCTGTATTTGAAATGCACCCGGATCACCGCATGCTGGCAATGGCTGTCATCGAAGCTGTCCGGCGTATTGGCTCAAATATACGCGTTGCTTTGTATGAAGTTGGTATTCCACTTCGCCCCAACCTTCTGCTCGATATCAGTGAGGTGGTAGCGCGCAAAGCTGCTGCCATGAAATGTTTTATCTCACAAAATACCAGGCAGCGTTACGATCTTCATATCGCATCACTGAATCATTATCGGACCTATACGCTCCCGGCAAAGGTCGAGGCAGCTGAAGCTTATATCCTTCTTTCCGCAGAAGAAATGGCGAGTGATCCGCTCAAGTTATATCAATCCGAGCATACCCGACAAAAATCACTGGGTGTTCCACTGGATAGCAAGGATCTTCCCTTGATAAGCGTCATTATTCGTAGCATGGATCGAGCTACGTTATCCGATGCGCTGGATTCCGTTGCATTGCAGACTTATCCGAATATCGAAGTGGTGGTCGTAAATGCGATAGGGGGGACACATCGTGAAATTAGCGAATGGTGCGGAAGATTTCCATTGAGGATATTCGGTTCAGGCAGGCCATTAAAACGCAGCCATGCGGCAAATTGTGGCTTGGATCTTGCGAGGGGCGAATATTGCATTTTTCTGGATGATGATGATTTTTTTGACCCAGATCATATTGCCAATCTGATCGAGTCTTTGAAAAATGCGCGAAACCATTTGGCTGCCTATACTGGAGTGAGAATTGAAGGTGAAGCGGGAATAATTTCCGGAGTTTTTAACCAGTCCTTTTCTGCAGCCCGATTGATGGCAGGGAACTTTATTCCCATCCATGCCGTACTTTTCAAGCGTATTTTGGTTGAGCAGGGTTGCAGGTTCGACGAAAATCTTGACAGCTACGAAGACTGGGATTTCTGGCTTCAAGTTGCCCGGAAAACTGATTTTGTGCACTCAGAAAAGGTAAGTGCCGCCTACCGTGTACAGCTCGGTAGCTCCGGCATGTCGCAGCCTTTGACGCATAATTTGCCGCTACAGCGACAATTTCGTTTGCAGGTATGGAAAAAGTGGTGGCGCAGATGGACAGCAGACGATTTCGATCATCTCGTGGCGGATTTTCACCAGCAACTTATTTTGCTGCAGCAACAATTGGGACGTTCCGCCCATTCAGAAAATGAATTACGGTGCCTGCTCGCAGAAAAGGAACGATTGCAAGCTGAGCACGAAGTGCGGATCGTTACCCTTAACCAAACGGTGTTCGAAAACGAAGAGCGCATCGCCACGCTTAACCAAACCCTTAACCAAGTGGTGTCCGAAAACGAGAAGCAAATCGCGGCGCTTAACCAAACGACGTCCGAACGCAATGAGCAGATTATGCAACTGAGATCCACTGTTGCGGAAATTTTTGATTCAAGAAGCTGGAAGCTGACAGCGCCTGTTCGTTTTTTTAGTCAAACAACACGAAAAATTTTGCAATACGGAAAACCCGTATCCCATTTAGCCCTTCAATACTATCGCCGCGAATCAGGTTATAAACTCTTGCGACGTATTTTTAGCATCTTACGTAACGAGGGCCTAAACGGAATAAGGTGGCGTTTGAGGGCACTTCACAAAAACCACGAGGCAATTACTCCCAGATTAAAGGCCAAACCAGCAGCGAGATTAGAAAAACACCACTACCTGCCGCTTTCAACCATTGACATCACGAAATACGACTATTTCTTCTTCGATGTATTTGATACTGCAATCAGTCGGTTTTTTAAAAAACCAACTGATATATTTGAATATATCTCGTTCAGAACAAAAACCCCCGATTTTCATTTGAGACGAATTCAGCAGGAAGCAGAAACTCGCAAGCAGTATAAGGATCGCAAAGAAATCAGCATCCTTGAGATTTATAACAACTTGCCAGGCGACTCAATTGAAGCAGAAATTTCAGCAGAGCTTAAATTCTGCGTGGCTCACCCGGAAGTCTATGACTTTTATTTAAAACTACTGGATGCCGGAAAGAAAGTATATTTTGTTTCGGATATGTATCTGGACAAAGAGACCGTCTCCAGAATTCTGAATGAGAATGGGTTTTGCACTTATGAAGGTGTATATGTTTCATCGGAAGATGATCTATTGAAGGGTGATGGCAGCAGATTTGAATGGCTGAAAAAGAATATTCCTGAAAGTATCGGTTCTACCATTCACATTGGAGACAACCGTATTTCCGATTTTTCACAGCCACAAGCCCATGGATTTGACGCATTCCATTTTATGGAGCACGACGTATATTATCGGCAAGATTCATTTCTGTATTCCAAAGTAGACTTTCTCAATTCGAAGCACAGTCTTGGTTTGTCTTTCTTACTCGCTACTTTCCGCTACTGGAAATCAGGCTTTCACGATCAGCCACCTGATTATTGGAGCCAATTTGGCTTCTTGTACGGTGGGGCGCTGATATCTGCTTTCTGCGGTTTTATCCATGAACAGCTTGCGAGCCGAAAATTATCGTGCGATAAAATCTACTTTCTTGCGCGCGATGGTGACATCATGAGCCAGGTATACCAATTGCTTTATGATGACGTCCAAGCTGCGTATTTAATGGCTTCCCGCCGCTGCATGCTTTTCCCTTCGCTCAAGAGCCTGACACATGCGGATGATGAGGAAGCACTGAAACAATTCATTGGGCCATTGGGCAATGCCAGTGCGAAAGATATTCTGGAACGATTCGGCTATACCGATCTGGATAACCTGGAAGCGGATCTGAAAAACATCGGTCCGGATCCGTCAAAGTGGGCTGAACAAGACATACACACTTGCATTTTGCGACATAAGCAGTCGATTATGGAAAAGGTGGTCTCGGAGCGTGACATGCTTTTTGACTATCTCTCGGAGATGAATTGCTTTGACCAGGATGATATCGTTATTGTCGATGTGGGCTGGGGAGGAAGCATACAAAACTCTCTTGTAAAACTGCTGGAGCTTTGGAATTACCCGGCGAAACGTCTGCATGGAATTTATCTCGGTGTGAATGACGGCGTGGCATACAAGCAGAACAAAACCGGCTTCTTGTTTGAGGGAGATCAGTCACAGTTTCTCGAGTATCTTAATTTGATCGAGCTGATAACCTCGTCTCCCAAAAATGGAGTAGTCCATATTGATTGTATTGACGGGAATTTTGTTCCAGTGACCGGTACAACTAGTGAACATGAGAAAAAACGACAACTTGTTTCAGCGGAAATCCAGAAAGGCATACTCGATTTTGCACACCTGATCAAAAAACACAATATTGATTCCCTGAATTTCATTCATGCGGACGATTTCAAGGCATTATTTGAGTCATTACGAGACTACGCTTCTGAAGAAGATGTTGTTCAATTTGGACAACTGAGACACGCAATAATGATTGGTAACCGCTATACACATCCCGTACTTAATCTGAGAGCTTGA
- a CDS encoding GNAT family N-acetyltransferase: MMKYNMLKFEQTSCQVTSNVVPGTGRHTMRSSDINLADCKNLTFPLNVYAHVLLLETGQVEALHYGIFDNCEVTIPQAQQAATDLLLSHLPDTTKKILEVGVGLGTTFAELKLRGYQVQGITPDSAQIAILNKRFGQDLSIDCQHFENYQASPESWDLILFQESAQYIEPLEIFNQALHLLPIGGDILIMDEFSLRREKSGSEGLHSLHDMIRLAERMGFKLTEQIDLSTLAAPTLTHLLRLTTKFKDYLMSELSLDGETLDKLDESNKNYQRRYADGLFGYALLKFKKTSIPKWRVGILDDRHTPEMQQLFSRTFGHDMSPQMWHWKYGQHGSRALGVWRNDRLIAHYGGMLRSALLFGQTITAVQIGDVMVDSDERGILTRRGPFFLMAATFQESYVGFGKPILTGYGFPNDRAMRVAERLRLYSRIGNMVEIEWQPKPGTPHVFTRINEIDLQHAIWQTSTVDNLWQKMAVDFKNAIIGVRDSAYLRYRYLDHPHHHYQLLLVIGRIDRQIRGLIVLRHDLNETEIMDLIGPLQVMPLLISHARRVTGMHQKRRVFIRIPQNFAPCFTQTGGRRIGQEIPIPAPTWSQGLHSEKLQDLWWLTGGDMDFR; the protein is encoded by the coding sequence ATGATGAAATATAACATGCTCAAATTTGAGCAGACTTCCTGTCAGGTAACATCGAATGTTGTTCCTGGAACAGGCCGCCATACGATGCGTTCATCGGATATCAATCTGGCGGATTGTAAAAACCTGACATTCCCATTAAATGTCTATGCTCATGTGTTGCTGCTGGAAACCGGGCAGGTAGAGGCGCTGCACTATGGTATTTTTGACAATTGTGAAGTGACTATTCCGCAAGCACAACAGGCTGCAACGGATTTGCTGTTATCACATCTTCCCGATACTACAAAAAAAATTCTGGAAGTTGGCGTGGGATTGGGAACCACGTTTGCTGAGCTAAAGCTGCGGGGTTATCAAGTGCAGGGCATTACCCCTGATTCCGCACAAATAGCCATCTTGAATAAACGGTTTGGTCAAGATCTTTCCATTGACTGTCAGCATTTCGAGAATTACCAGGCCAGCCCGGAGAGTTGGGATCTCATCCTGTTTCAGGAATCAGCGCAATACATTGAACCATTGGAGATTTTCAACCAGGCATTGCATTTACTGCCGATTGGCGGCGATATCCTGATCATGGATGAGTTTTCCTTGCGCCGTGAAAAATCAGGCAGTGAAGGGCTGCATTCCTTGCACGACATGATTCGGTTGGCTGAAAGGATGGGGTTCAAGCTGACAGAGCAGATAGATTTATCTACTCTGGCCGCGCCGACCTTAACGCATTTGCTGCGCTTGACAACAAAATTCAAGGATTACCTGATGTCAGAGCTGTCACTGGATGGCGAAACGTTGGACAAACTGGATGAATCCAACAAAAATTATCAACGCCGATATGCTGACGGTTTATTCGGTTATGCCCTGCTCAAATTTAAAAAAACCTCGATTCCCAAATGGCGCGTGGGAATACTTGACGACCGACACACGCCAGAAATGCAGCAGTTGTTCAGCAGAACTTTTGGCCATGACATGTCTCCTCAGATGTGGCATTGGAAATATGGGCAACATGGCAGTCGGGCGCTGGGAGTCTGGCGGAATGATCGCCTGATCGCACATTACGGAGGCATGCTTCGCAGTGCTTTATTATTTGGACAAACCATCACCGCTGTTCAGATTGGTGATGTCATGGTTGATTCAGATGAGCGAGGCATTCTAACTCGTAGAGGTCCTTTTTTTCTCATGGCGGCAACCTTCCAGGAAAGTTATGTCGGCTTCGGCAAACCCATACTGACGGGATACGGCTTTCCAAACGATCGCGCAATGCGGGTTGCCGAGCGCCTCAGACTTTATTCCAGGATTGGCAACATGGTGGAGATCGAATGGCAACCCAAACCAGGAACACCCCATGTATTTACGCGAATCAATGAAATCGATCTGCAGCACGCCATCTGGCAAACATCAACCGTTGATAATCTTTGGCAAAAAATGGCTGTTGATTTCAAAAATGCCATCATTGGCGTGCGGGACAGTGCCTACCTGCGTTATCGCTATCTGGATCATCCGCACCATCACTACCAGCTATTGCTGGTCATTGGCCGCATTGACAGACAGATTCGTGGTTTGATCGTCTTGCGGCATGATTTAAATGAAACTGAAATCATGGATTTGATTGGTCCATTACAGGTCATGCCACTGTTGATCTCGCATGCCAGGAGAGTAACGGGAATGCATCAGAAAAGACGTGTATTTATCCGTATTCCCCAAAATTTCGCTCCCTGTTTCACCCAAACAGGGGGGCGTCGAATCGGGCAGGAAATTCCCATTCCTGCGCCAACCTGGAGTCAGGGTTTACATTCGGAAAAATTACAGGATCTTTGGTGGTTAACGGGGGGCGACATGGATTTTAGATAA